The following proteins are encoded in a genomic region of Devosia lucknowensis:
- a CDS encoding metallophosphoesterase family protein has product MITLAHISDIHLSPMPDVGMRDLMGKRLTGFLNWKLKRHGEMNTETLGRLVSHMQEQNADFTAVTGDLVNLAMNAEVERAGEWLRALGSADRTAVCPGNHDAYVPGSLDYAREHWGDYMKGETVEGEAFPFVRRVGEVAIISCSSAVPTPPFMAIGRFEEKQAARLSRILRLLGDADYFRVVLIHHPPNAELQHPSFGLKGHRLFRQVIAENGAELVLHGHTHRSSIHHIPGKNHEVPVIGVAAASAAQGGTLDDPARYNLFRIEKAGEEWRCTMREFGFQRLGPDIVMRMQMRIY; this is encoded by the coding sequence ATGATCACCTTGGCCCACATCTCCGACATCCATCTTTCGCCCATGCCCGACGTTGGCATGCGCGATCTGATGGGCAAGCGACTGACTGGCTTCCTAAATTGGAAGCTGAAGCGTCACGGCGAGATGAACACCGAAACGCTGGGACGGCTGGTCTCCCACATGCAGGAGCAGAACGCCGACTTCACCGCCGTAACCGGTGACCTCGTTAATCTGGCGATGAACGCCGAAGTCGAGCGCGCTGGCGAATGGCTGCGCGCCCTTGGCTCCGCTGATCGGACTGCCGTATGTCCGGGCAATCACGACGCCTACGTGCCCGGCTCATTGGACTACGCCCGCGAGCACTGGGGCGACTACATGAAAGGCGAGACCGTCGAAGGCGAAGCCTTCCCCTTCGTGCGCCGGGTCGGCGAGGTGGCGATCATCTCGTGTTCAAGCGCCGTGCCAACGCCACCCTTCATGGCGATCGGTCGCTTCGAAGAAAAACAGGCGGCCCGTCTCAGCCGTATCCTGAGGCTTCTCGGCGACGCCGACTATTTCAGGGTGGTGCTCATCCATCACCCGCCCAATGCCGAATTGCAGCATCCCTCGTTCGGGCTGAAGGGGCATCGCCTGTTCCGCCAGGTGATTGCGGAAAATGGGGCCGAGCTCGTTCTCCACGGCCACACCCACCGCTCGTCGATCCACCACATCCCCGGCAAGAACCACGAAGTACCGGTTATCGGCGTCGCTGCTGCCAGCGCCGCCCAGGGTGGCACACTCGACGATCCAGCCCGCTACAACCTGTTCCGTATCGAAAAAGCGGGCGAGGAATGGCGCTGCACCATGCGCGAATTCGGCTTCCAGCGCCTCGGACCGGACATCGTCATGCGGATGCAAATGCGGATCTACTGA
- a CDS encoding DUF2200 domain-containing protein, protein MNHVNHRIYGMSVASVYVHYVTKVERKGRSRAEVDEVTRWLTGYSQADLEAALADKTTFQDFFDHAPAPNPSRSLIKGVICGVRIEEIDHPTMREIRYLDKLVDELAKGRPMEKVLRN, encoded by the coding sequence ATGAACCACGTAAACCACCGCATCTATGGCATGAGCGTTGCCAGCGTCTATGTCCATTATGTCACGAAGGTCGAGCGAAAGGGGCGCAGCAGAGCCGAGGTGGACGAGGTGACGCGCTGGCTCACAGGCTATAGCCAGGCCGACCTTGAAGCGGCTCTCGCCGACAAGACGACATTCCAGGATTTCTTCGACCACGCACCCGCGCCAAATCCGTCGCGCTCCCTCATAAAGGGTGTCATCTGCGGTGTGCGCATCGAAGAAATCGATCACCCCACCATGCGCGAAATCCGCTATCTGGATAAATTGGTCGACGAACTGGCGAAGGGTCGGCCTATGGAAAAGGTTCTGCGCAACTGA
- a CDS encoding GNAT family N-acetyltransferase → MTTLVAAEAAATPVAGQPAVRVATPADDVFVEELQATAFGPGRFARTAFRVRERFPIDPTLSLIAEVDGTPCGSVWMTPISVDGKKGYLLGPLATHPNFRKRGAGKLLAREVSKMALARGDGEFVLLVGDQDYYCPLGWDITTPGNIQFPGPVDPTRVLLMAEDKTLAASLKGSIAAFDAG, encoded by the coding sequence ATGACCACGCTCGTTGCGGCCGAGGCCGCTGCTACCCCTGTCGCCGGCCAGCCCGCTGTGCGCGTCGCTACGCCTGCGGACGACGTTTTCGTCGAAGAACTGCAGGCGACGGCCTTCGGGCCGGGCCGGTTCGCGCGAACCGCGTTCCGGGTGCGCGAGCGATTCCCGATCGATCCCACGCTCAGCCTCATCGCTGAGGTAGACGGCACGCCCTGCGGTTCGGTGTGGATGACGCCGATCAGCGTCGACGGCAAGAAGGGCTATCTGCTTGGACCGTTGGCAACGCATCCCAATTTTCGCAAGCGCGGTGCTGGCAAACTTCTGGCGCGGGAAGTCAGCAAGATGGCGCTGGCGCGCGGTGACGGGGAATTCGTGTTGCTGGTGGGTGACCAGGATTATTATTGCCCGCTCGGGTGGGACATCACCACGCCGGGCAATATTCAGTTTCCAGGGCCGGTCGATCCCACGCGTGTGTTGCTGATGGCTGAGGACAAAACGCTCGCCGCGTCGCTCAAAGGCAGCATTGCCGCCTTCGACGCCGGGTGA
- a CDS encoding CoA pyrophosphatase, whose translation MDFDIVNSLAGRLLLEPPALELAQELVPDWKPLRPFERPPVPAAVLIALVRRPEGHTVLYTERSPDLRAHSGQVAFPGGKIDQSDAGAAAAALREAQEEVGMEPSDATILGYMPSYYTGTNYLIVPVVAEVEPSGPFVPNPGEVHSVFEVPLSRILDVQTYGRFRISRGGKEHSTWQIDHDGHVIWGITANLTRLFRDRVMGEAAA comes from the coding sequence ATGGATTTCGATATCGTGAACAGCCTTGCCGGACGCCTGCTGCTCGAGCCGCCCGCTCTGGAGCTCGCGCAGGAACTGGTACCGGACTGGAAGCCCTTGCGGCCGTTCGAACGCCCACCGGTGCCGGCTGCAGTGCTGATCGCGCTGGTGCGGCGGCCCGAGGGGCACACCGTGCTCTACACAGAACGTTCGCCGGACCTGCGCGCCCATTCGGGCCAGGTGGCGTTCCCGGGCGGGAAGATCGACCAGTCGGATGCCGGCGCAGCCGCAGCTGCCTTGCGGGAAGCGCAGGAGGAAGTGGGCATGGAGCCAAGCGATGCGACGATCCTGGGCTATATGCCGAGTTACTATACCGGCACCAACTACCTGATCGTACCCGTCGTAGCCGAAGTGGAACCGAGCGGCCCGTTCGTCCCCAATCCCGGCGAAGTGCATTCCGTTTTCGAGGTACCGCTGAGCCGCATTCTCGACGTGCAGACTTATGGGCGCTTTCGGATCAGCCGGGGCGGCAAGGAGCATTCTACGTGGCAGATTGACCACGATGGACATGTCATCTGGGGTATCACCGCCAACCTCACGAGGCTTTTCCGCGACAGGGTGATGGGCGAGGCCGCGGCATGA
- a CDS encoding glutathione S-transferase family protein: MLPVLTVFKWSPDGGKGLARDMRVRWALEEVGQQYDVRFVTFKEMKEPPHKARQPFGQIPAFEQDGVKLFESGAIIHHLAQVHPGLLPGDPDGRARAVTWMFAAVSTVEPPIVEREQADFTDPGQPWFSKERLAFLDDRIRARLADLSLYLGEREWLEGAFTAGDLMMVMVLRRADAWLLEEFPSLVAYVRRAESRPAYQRAYAAQNALYSGEPPPVSEW; the protein is encoded by the coding sequence ATGCTGCCAGTGCTAACCGTATTCAAATGGTCGCCCGATGGGGGCAAGGGTCTTGCCCGCGACATGCGGGTGCGGTGGGCTCTCGAAGAGGTTGGCCAGCAGTACGACGTGCGGTTCGTGACGTTCAAGGAAATGAAGGAGCCTCCTCACAAAGCGAGGCAACCTTTCGGACAGATTCCGGCCTTCGAGCAGGATGGTGTCAAGCTCTTCGAGTCTGGTGCGATCATCCATCACCTGGCGCAAGTTCATCCAGGATTGCTCCCTGGGGATCCCGACGGGAGGGCCCGAGCCGTTACCTGGATGTTTGCCGCAGTCAGTACGGTCGAACCGCCAATCGTGGAACGCGAGCAGGCTGATTTCACCGACCCCGGCCAGCCCTGGTTCAGCAAGGAACGCCTCGCGTTTCTCGACGATCGAATTCGGGCCCGTCTGGCCGACCTGTCACTTTATCTTGGCGAACGAGAGTGGCTGGAAGGCGCATTCACCGCAGGTGATCTCATGATGGTCATGGTGCTGCGCCGCGCCGATGCGTGGCTACTCGAAGAATTTCCAAGCCTTGTCGCCTATGTGCGGCGTGCCGAATCGCGTCCGGCTTATCAACGTGCATACGCGGCCCAGAACGCGCTTTATTCTGGGGAGCCGCCGCCGGTTTCGGAGTGGTAG
- a CDS encoding glutathione S-transferase family protein: MGQLIDGKWSTQWYDTKKSGGKFVRSQSGFRNWITPDGAAGPTGNGGFAAEAGRYHLYVSLACPWAHRTLIFRKLKELESLISVSVVSPKMPDETGWNFDKSEGSTGDALFGKDTLWQVYVEAQKDYTGRVTVPVLWDKKTGTIVSNESSEIIRMFNSAFDELTGNTDDYYPADLREKIDPINARVYDDINNGVYKAGFATTQEAYDEAVSKLFDALDWVEGLLGETAYLTGETITEADWRLFTTLVRFDAVYVGHFKCNRRRIADYPNLSHYLKALYEVPGVKDTVDLDHIRTHYYWSHTTINPHRIIPIGPELPFLD; encoded by the coding sequence ATGGGACAGTTGATCGACGGAAAGTGGTCCACACAGTGGTACGACACCAAGAAATCCGGCGGGAAATTCGTCCGCTCGCAGTCCGGTTTCCGCAACTGGATCACCCCTGACGGCGCTGCGGGCCCAACGGGCAATGGCGGCTTTGCTGCCGAAGCCGGGCGCTACCATCTTTACGTCTCTCTGGCCTGTCCGTGGGCACACCGCACCCTGATCTTTCGCAAGCTCAAGGAACTGGAAAGCCTGATCTCGGTCTCGGTGGTGTCGCCCAAGATGCCCGACGAAACAGGCTGGAATTTTGACAAGAGCGAAGGCTCGACCGGCGACGCCCTCTTTGGCAAGGACACGCTGTGGCAGGTCTATGTCGAGGCACAAAAGGATTACACCGGACGCGTGACCGTGCCGGTGCTGTGGGACAAGAAGACCGGGACAATCGTTTCGAACGAAAGTTCGGAAATCATTCGCATGTTCAATTCGGCCTTCGACGAATTGACCGGCAATACTGACGATTACTACCCGGCCGACCTGCGCGAGAAGATCGACCCCATCAATGCGCGGGTCTACGACGACATCAACAACGGCGTCTACAAGGCCGGCTTCGCTACTACTCAGGAAGCCTATGACGAAGCCGTGTCAAAGCTGTTCGACGCACTGGACTGGGTTGAAGGCCTGCTCGGGGAAACCGCCTATCTCACCGGTGAAACCATAACCGAGGCCGATTGGCGGCTGTTCACCACGCTTGTGCGGTTCGACGCCGTCTATGTCGGCCACTTCAAGTGCAACCGCAGGCGTATCGCCGACTACCCCAACCTCAGCCACTACCTCAAAGCGCTCTATGAGGTGCCTGGCGTCAAGGACACGGTCGATCTCGACCACATCCGCACCCACTATTACTGGAGCCACACGACCATCAATCCGCACCGCATCATCCCGATCGGTCCGGAACTGCCGTTCCTGGATTGA
- the murD gene encoding UDP-N-acetylmuramoyl-L-alanine--D-glutamate ligase: MQFDAPVLLYGAGREARSTRAFLQARQPGLKVYVTVDSGSSDIPDTEQLAPDSLPNAIAHRRFGLIVKSPGVSRYKPIFEAARAAGIPVTSNLNLWGAVFRHNRTVIAITGTKGKSTTATLTHLMLTRSGIDAGLAGNVGLAPLEIADKHAVVVFELSSYQTSDMTFVPDVAAITNLYPEHVDWHGSVERYYADKLHLVDRDGNFAVALGRAARGNALVARAVRDHRRLLPDLTPEQSTTIEQAVARSRLRGSHNLDNAQLAAQIALAVGATLDGILQGIAAFRPLPHRLEEHVFGGVTVVNDSISTTPEATKAALAAYPGRRIALIAGGHERQQDYAELASLLVTRGVNTLVTLPVTGERLAAATLAQSADIAVHQAQDIEAAIDYLGNARSRFDTIILSPGAPSYNQFKNFEERGNRFVELCRARFAGD; encoded by the coding sequence ATGCAGTTTGATGCGCCGGTTCTCCTCTATGGCGCGGGTCGCGAGGCCCGATCCACGCGAGCCTTCCTGCAAGCCCGTCAACCCGGTCTCAAGGTCTACGTCACAGTCGATAGCGGCTCATCCGATATTCCCGATACTGAACAGCTCGCGCCTGACAGCCTTCCCAACGCGATAGCTCACCGTCGCTTCGGGCTGATCGTGAAAAGTCCGGGAGTGTCGCGCTACAAACCCATTTTCGAAGCCGCTCGCGCCGCCGGCATCCCAGTGACTTCGAACCTCAATCTCTGGGGCGCCGTCTTCCGGCACAACCGCACGGTCATTGCCATCACCGGCACCAAGGGCAAGTCGACGACGGCCACGCTCACTCACCTCATGCTCACCCGGTCCGGCATCGATGCGGGTCTGGCCGGCAATGTCGGTCTGGCGCCGCTCGAAATAGCGGACAAGCACGCGGTCGTCGTCTTTGAGCTCTCGAGCTACCAGACATCCGACATGACCTTCGTGCCCGATGTCGCGGCCATCACCAATCTCTATCCCGAGCACGTCGACTGGCATGGCTCGGTGGAGCGCTATTACGCCGACAAGCTTCACCTCGTCGATCGGGACGGCAACTTCGCCGTCGCTCTCGGGCGGGCCGCTCGCGGAAACGCCCTTGTCGCCAGGGCCGTCCGCGATCACCGCCGTCTCCTCCCCGACCTGACGCCCGAGCAAAGCACGACCATCGAGCAGGCCGTTGCACGCTCGCGCCTGCGTGGTTCGCACAATCTGGACAACGCCCAACTCGCCGCTCAGATCGCCTTGGCGGTTGGAGCAACGCTCGACGGCATCTTGCAGGGTATTGCCGCTTTCCGCCCGCTACCGCACCGGCTGGAAGAACACGTCTTCGGCGGCGTGACCGTGGTCAACGACTCTATTTCCACCACGCCCGAAGCGACCAAGGCCGCGCTCGCAGCCTATCCGGGACGCCGTATCGCTCTGATTGCTGGCGGCCACGAGCGGCAGCAGGACTATGCCGAATTGGCATCACTCCTCGTCACTCGCGGCGTCAACACGCTCGTCACTCTGCCGGTAACCGGCGAGCGCCTCGCTGCCGCTACCTTGGCCCAATCGGCGGACATTGCTGTTCATCAAGCCCAGGACATCGAAGCGGCGATTGACTACCTTGGAAACGCAAGATCCCGTTTCGACACGATCATCCTGTCGCCGGGCGCACCGTCCTACAATCAATTCAAGAATTTCGAGGAACGCGGCAACCGCTTCGTGGAGCTTTGCCGCGCCCGGTTCGCTGGCGATTGA
- a CDS encoding endonuclease domain-containing protein, whose amino-acid sequence MTEFFRIEAPSFDPATGEARFSYTLNDLRFTEVLTLPQGATAAAVASPAFQKLLGLTALVLGVSYFKLRAPFQIEAPGIPLTASERAFVIDVYENGLGEFYARNELARFGKLTLVAPGDAEERKPPVVLAERTLLPIGGGKDSLVSVDLLTHVGQQFTPFAVNPKGPIVSSVDAIGTAPVYVTRKLDPEMIRLGQSEGFYNGHVPSTAINSMIASLCAVLFGYNQIALSNERSASEGNVIFDGRETNHQYSKSLGFELLIADTLANATGGALKYFSLLRPYSEARIASLFTKQNKFDSVFSSCNRNFRLNGNDGPLWCGECPKCHFVFLIFAPFMAKQRMLEIFGKNLLDEPANEQSFRELAGLTGQKPWECVGEILEAAACFYTLTRHADWHEDAVVRSIKADLFAQYGEEKLQRAMAECLTDSHDHHIPPALAAKVAAYAV is encoded by the coding sequence GTGACCGAATTTTTCCGCATAGAAGCGCCCTCCTTCGACCCCGCCACCGGCGAAGCGCGCTTTTCCTATACTCTCAACGATCTTCGGTTCACGGAAGTGCTGACCCTGCCCCAGGGCGCCACCGCAGCCGCGGTTGCTTCACCCGCATTTCAGAAGCTCCTCGGTCTCACCGCGCTTGTTCTCGGGGTCTCCTATTTCAAGTTGCGCGCCCCTTTCCAGATCGAGGCACCAGGCATTCCGCTGACCGCGAGTGAACGCGCCTTCGTCATCGACGTCTACGAAAATGGTCTTGGCGAATTCTATGCGCGCAACGAGCTGGCCCGCTTCGGCAAATTAACACTGGTTGCGCCCGGGGATGCTGAGGAACGCAAGCCGCCCGTCGTATTGGCGGAGCGCACTCTCCTGCCCATTGGCGGCGGCAAGGACTCGCTCGTCAGCGTGGATCTTCTGACCCACGTCGGGCAGCAGTTCACACCCTTCGCGGTCAATCCCAAAGGACCGATCGTCTCGTCGGTCGATGCCATCGGCACCGCGCCGGTCTATGTGACGCGCAAGCTGGATCCCGAAATGATCCGCCTGGGTCAGTCAGAGGGATTTTATAACGGCCACGTCCCCTCGACTGCCATCAATTCAATGATCGCGTCTCTCTGCGCAGTCCTCTTCGGCTACAACCAGATTGCGCTCTCCAATGAGCGCTCGGCCAGCGAAGGCAACGTCATCTTCGACGGCCGCGAGACCAATCATCAATATTCCAAGTCCCTTGGCTTCGAATTGCTGATCGCCGATACGCTGGCCAACGCCACAGGCGGCGCCCTGAAGTACTTCTCCCTGCTGCGACCCTATTCCGAGGCGCGCATTGCGTCCCTGTTCACCAAGCAGAACAAGTTCGACAGCGTCTTTTCCAGCTGCAATCGCAATTTCCGCCTCAATGGCAATGATGGACCGCTCTGGTGCGGCGAGTGTCCCAAGTGCCACTTCGTCTTCCTGATTTTCGCACCCTTCATGGCCAAGCAGCGGATGCTGGAGATTTTCGGCAAGAATCTTCTGGACGAACCGGCAAACGAACAGTCGTTCCGCGAACTGGCCGGACTGACCGGACAGAAACCGTGGGAATGCGTGGGCGAAATCCTTGAGGCGGCTGCCTGTTTCTATACCCTCACCCGCCATGCAGATTGGCATGAGGATGCCGTCGTCCGCTCGATCAAGGCCGATCTCTTTGCCCAGTACGGAGAAGAGAAACTGCAGCGCGCCATGGCCGAATGTCTGACCGACAGCCACGATCACCATATTCCCCCTGCGCTTGCCGCCAAGGTGGCCGCCTATGCAGTTTGA
- a CDS encoding DUF1801 domain-containing protein, translating into MTTTKPATIDAYNAAQEDHIRLICDELRKSIDRVLQDAESKIWHAHPVWFLDGNPIVGYSKLKGPVRLLFWSGQSFQTPGLDKEGSFKAAEKRYTLVTQIDPDELANWLEESRSVQWDYKNIVKRRGALERLV; encoded by the coding sequence ATGACCACCACCAAGCCCGCCACCATTGACGCCTACAATGCAGCTCAGGAAGACCACATCCGTCTGATCTGCGACGAGCTGCGCAAAAGTATCGACCGCGTTCTGCAAGATGCAGAAAGCAAGATCTGGCATGCCCACCCGGTCTGGTTTCTCGACGGCAATCCGATCGTGGGTTATTCCAAACTCAAGGGTCCGGTCCGGCTGCTGTTCTGGAGCGGACAGTCCTTCCAGACCCCGGGACTGGACAAGGAAGGCTCCTTCAAGGCCGCCGAAAAGCGATATACCTTGGTCACCCAGATCGATCCCGACGAGTTGGCAAATTGGCTCGAAGAGTCTCGATCCGTTCAGTGGGACTACAAGAATATCGTCAAGCGCCGGGGTGCGCTGGAGCGACTTGTCTAG
- a CDS encoding CCA tRNA nucleotidyltransferase codes for MIPDRIENAEWLERAEVQAIFAALDGADGRTRAVGGVVRDSLAGMTRNHADIDMATEFLPTTVMQRAKAAGISAYPTGIEHGTVTLRVNDTVVEVTTLREDVETDGRRAIVRFGTNWQADAERRDFTINALYCLADGTIVDPIGGVGDLLGGRIRFIGDARQRIAEDGLRVYRFFRFSASHGGEIYDADGLAACSAAADELDHISRERVGAEMMRMLALPRVAKTIGVMDRLGLIRVAPGAAEALVRYEVLGGRSATTRLALLGRESLDIRQADWRLSKAIAVKAERVAEAADLLRVGDVAWAAYRYGEDAVEGLAVVAASDGWPRERLAEVARELGRLRVAPLPVDGSDLAARGMRPGPEMGTALRLLERAWVDSEFTLQKDELLSRLFH; via the coding sequence ATGATCCCGGACCGTATCGAGAACGCCGAATGGCTCGAACGGGCCGAGGTACAGGCCATTTTTGCTGCACTGGACGGAGCGGACGGGCGGACGCGTGCCGTCGGTGGCGTGGTCCGCGATAGCCTCGCGGGCATGACGCGAAACCATGCCGATATCGACATGGCCACTGAATTTTTGCCGACCACCGTGATGCAGCGGGCCAAGGCCGCTGGAATCAGCGCTTATCCCACCGGGATCGAGCATGGAACCGTGACCCTCAGGGTCAATGATACCGTGGTCGAGGTCACCACGTTGCGTGAGGATGTGGAAACCGATGGGCGACGGGCCATCGTCAGGTTTGGAACGAATTGGCAGGCCGATGCCGAGCGACGGGATTTCACCATCAACGCCCTCTATTGTCTAGCTGACGGCACGATCGTCGATCCGATCGGCGGGGTAGGGGATCTGCTCGGAGGCCGGATCAGGTTCATCGGCGACGCGCGCCAGCGGATTGCGGAGGACGGTTTGCGCGTCTACCGGTTCTTCCGGTTCTCGGCCAGTCATGGTGGGGAGATCTATGACGCTGATGGCTTGGCAGCCTGCAGTGCGGCGGCAGACGAGTTGGATCACATTTCGCGCGAACGCGTCGGCGCTGAGATGATGCGCATGCTGGCGCTGCCGCGAGTGGCGAAAACCATAGGCGTTATGGATCGTCTCGGGCTGATCCGTGTCGCGCCCGGCGCGGCGGAGGCGCTTGTTCGCTACGAGGTGCTGGGTGGTCGCTCAGCAACCACTCGACTGGCCCTTCTTGGGCGAGAGAGCCTCGATATCCGGCAGGCCGACTGGCGATTGAGCAAGGCCATCGCCGTTAAAGCTGAACGCGTTGCAGAGGCCGCAGACCTTTTGCGCGTGGGTGATGTCGCTTGGGCTGCCTATCGCTACGGGGAAGATGCGGTGGAAGGCCTTGCCGTTGTGGCCGCATCAGATGGCTGGCCGCGCGAGCGCCTTGCGGAAGTGGCGCGGGAGTTGGGAAGACTGCGCGTCGCGCCGCTGCCGGTCGATGGCAGCGATCTTGCCGCTCGCGGCATGCGGCCCGGGCCAGAAATGGGAACGGCATTGCGGCTACTCGAGCGGGCCTGGGTGGACAGTGAATTCACGCTCCAAAAGGATGAACTGCTGTCACGCCTCTTCCACTAG
- a CDS encoding NUDIX domain-containing protein, translated as MMNRFQRVRAKAFLTLKGLWHRMTVGARVMVVDGDKVLLIRHTYVPGWQFPGGGVGPGETFEEAGARETLEETGYRVIGAMELFGLYHNTSPVTDRDHVAFFVAKTFKHEFERKRDHEIAEVGWFDRHALPNGVSPATSQRIDEYFDGVEKRTVWGY; from the coding sequence ATGATGAACCGCTTCCAACGCGTCCGCGCCAAGGCCTTCCTGACGCTCAAAGGGCTGTGGCACCGCATGACCGTTGGTGCACGGGTTATGGTCGTCGATGGGGACAAGGTGCTGCTGATCCGCCATACGTATGTACCGGGCTGGCAATTTCCCGGCGGCGGCGTCGGGCCCGGGGAAACGTTTGAAGAAGCAGGTGCCCGTGAAACGCTGGAAGAGACTGGGTACCGGGTGATCGGAGCCATGGAGCTTTTCGGGCTCTATCACAATACCAGCCCGGTGACCGACCGCGACCATGTGGCGTTTTTCGTGGCCAAGACCTTCAAGCACGAATTCGAGCGCAAGCGCGACCACGAGATCGCGGAAGTGGGCTGGTTCGACCGCCACGCCCTGCCCAATGGCGTATCTCCCGCGACGAGCCAGCGCATCGATGAGTATTTCGACGGCGTCGAGAAGCGCACGGTTTGGGGGTATTGA